The following DNA comes from Myxococcus fulvus.
CTTGAACAGCTCGTTGTTCACCGCCGCGACGGCCTTCTGCACGCCCTTGCCGAGGTAGCGGCTCTTGTCGCCATCCCGCAGCTCCACGGCTTCGTGCGTACCGACGGAGGCGCCGGAGGGAACGGCGGCGCGACCGCGGATGCCGTTCTCCAGGATGACGTCGACTTCGACAGTGGGATTGCCGCGACTGTCGATTATCTCACGGCCTACGACACCGACGATTGTAGTCATCGCGCCTTCGTAGCGAAGGGTCCCCAGTGCGTCAAGGAGACAGGGCCCCGAGCGTCCGCCTCAGGCGCTCCGGGCCTCGCGCTCCGCGTGGTACTGCTCGATGGAGAGGTTGCGCACGCGGGAGCGACGCCCCTCCTCGTTGTGCACGTAGCCCACGCTGGCCACGTACGGCTCGATGACGCGAATCTTCTGCAGCGGCGTCACGATGAGCAGCTGCAGGTCCAGCCGGCGGAACAGCTCCAGGCCATACGCCGCGGACTCGTCCGAGCCCCGGCCGAACGCCTCGTCGATGACGACGAAGCGGAACGAGCGCGAGCGCGTCTCGCCCCACTGCAGGCCGAACTGGTAGGCGAGGCTCGCGGCCAGCACCGTGTACGCGAGCTTCTCCTTCTGTCCGCCCGACTTGCCGCCCGAGTCCGCGTAGTGCTCGTGCTCCTGGTCGTCCGCGCGCCAGCGCTCGGAGGCGGAGAAGCTGAACCAGTTGCGCACGTCCGTCACGCGCCCGGTCCACTTCGCGTCCGCGTCCGCGGAGCCCTCGCGGCCCCGGAAGCGCTCGATGATGCGCTTGACGTCCAGGAACTTCTGCTCGGAGTAGGCGTCCTCCTCCGCGCCGCCGAGCGTGCCCTCGATGCAGGCGCGCAGGTCCTGCTGGAACTCGCGGATGTCCGCGTCCTGGGTGGGTGACAGCTCCAGGACGATGTAGCGGTCCGGGTTGTAGTCGATGGCCCTCAGCGAGCGGTTGATGGTGTCCACCCGCTCGCGGATGCCGTGCCGCTCCCGGTGCAGCTGCGCCTGGAAGTTGGCCACCTCGCGGATGGTGTTCTCGTTGAGCAGGCGCTTGAAGCGCTCCTCGAAGCGAGGCAGGTCGTCCGCGCGCAGCGAACGCAGGAGCACCACGTACTCCCCGGCCGCCTCCAGGCTCGCGCCCAGCTCCTGCGTCTCCACCGGGAACTCCGCGCGGTAGGCCTGCATCGCGGACAACAGCGCGTCACGCACCCGCTCCAGCTTGCGCGCCTCGCCGTCGATGCGCGACTGGAGCCGCTCGCGCACCTGACGCTCGCGCTCGTCGCACGCCTCCGCTTCGAGCAGGAGCTCCCCCTGCCCTTCCGCGCACAGCCCGGCCACGCGCGGGAAGCAGGCCCGGATGGACTCGGGGGTCTCGCTCGCCGTGCGCTGGCACGTCGCCAGCGTCCGCCGCGCCGCCTCCTCCTTCTCCTCCTGTCGTCCCTGGCGCTTCTCCACCGCCTTCAGCGCGGTGTCCGTCGCCGCCAGCTCCTTCTCGATGGCGGCGAGCTGACGCTCGAAGCCCCGCAGCACGTCGGACTCACCCTCCAGCTCGCCCAGCCGCGCCTCCCGGCGCTGGATGTCGCTGGCCACCGAGCGCCAGTCCAGCTCCCGGAAGTTGTCGAACACCGAGAGCTGGCCCAGTTGCTCGGCCTGCTGACGCAGCCGCGCGTGGCGCTGCTCGTGGGCCTCCCACTTCGCCGAGGCCGCCTGGAGGCGCGTCTCCAGGGCCTTGCCCTCCGACTCCAGCGACTGGCGCTTGGAGTCGTTCGTCCAGCCGAGCACCCACTGCGAGCGGTCATCGATGCGCCGCCGGTCGTCCTTCAGGTGACGCTCGCCGCCCGTCTTCACCTGCCCCGAGCGGGTCAGGGCCTGACGCGCGCGCTGGAACTGCTCCGGCGTGTCGCAGCACGTGTAGTCGAACTGCCGCGCGAGCTGCGCCGAGAGCCACCCGCCCATGTGCGAGCCGGGCTTGATGAGCAGCTTGCCCGGGAGTGAATCGGGGCGAGGCTCCTGGGGCCTCGCGAGCCCGTCCTCGCGGACGCGGTAGTAGACCAGCCGCTCGTTCAGGTGGGTGCGCTCCACCCACTGGCTCACGCGGGGATAGTCCGCGTCCGCCACCAGCAGCGAGGTGCCCAGCGAATACAGCACGCGCTCGATGGCGCCCGTCCAGTCACGCGCCTCGTCACGCACGCGCAGCAGCTCGCCGGCGAACGGGAGCGCCTCCTCGGGCAGCCCCAGGTCCGCGCACAGCCTGGCGCGCAGGTGGAGGAAGCGCGCGGGGATGTTCGAGCGCTGACGGCGCAGCGACTCCAACTCCACGGCCACGGCCTCGTGCGACTTCTTCAAGTCGCGCAGCTCCATGCCCAGCTCGGTGCGCGACTCCTGCACCTCGGCCAGCTCGCCCGCTGTCGCCTCGCGCTGGAGCTGGATGGCGCGCGTGTTGGACAGGAAGAGGTCCAGGTCCGTGGCCGCGGGCAGCCCCACCGACTGGGCCATCCGCGCGTAGCGGTCCGACTTCAGCGCGCGCTCGTCCCGCTCGCGCCGCCGCTGCGTCAGCTCCGCCTTCTCCGTCTCCAGCCGGTCTCCCCCGTTGGCGGAGATGGCCTGCCGGAGCCCGTCGCGCTCCGCGCCCTGCCGCTCGCGCTGCTCGCGAAGCTGCTCCGCCTCCGCGCGCAGCTTCTCGCGCTCGTCGCGCACGCTGGCCAGCCGCTCCTCGAACAGCCGCGCCTTCTGCTCGGAGAACCAGGGACGGAGCGCTTCCCGACACAGCCGGAGCGCTTCGAGCTCCCGCGCCAGGACGGCGTGGCGCTCGTGGTCCGCCACCAGCGGCTCCAGCCGGCTCACCCGCCGCTTCGCCTGGAGCACCGCCTCGTGCGCGCGGTGCAAGTCGTCGAAGTGGCCGATGAGCGCCGCCAGTCGCGTCTCCACGTCGAAGGGCGGCAGCATGTGGTGGCGCACGAAGTCCGTCAGGTTGCCCACCGACTTCATCGACACCGTCTGGAGGAACAGGTCCAGCGCCTGCTCGTTCTCCAGGCCGAAGCGCCGCCGGAACGCGGCCTGATACGGCGGGAAGGTCTCGTGCACCTCGCGCGCGAGCGTCTTGAGCCGCTTCTTCAGCGCGTTCAGGTCCGAGCCGATGCGCGAGAAGTGCTCGGCGATGGAGAGCTTCCCATCCGCCACGACATAGAGCCGCACCGGCTGCCCCTCCGGCTCCCGCATCCACATCACCTGCACGAGCGTGACGTCCTGCCCGTAGCCCTCGTTGTGGAAGTGCGCGAGCAGCACCGAGTACGTCGGCGCGTCACGCAGGTAGACGGGCCGCGCGACCTGTCCCGCGTCGCCGCGCTCGGACTTGTACTGGCCGCGCACGTACGAGCGCAGGTTGCGCTCCTTCGCCTCCGCGCCCGCCGCCTTGTTGTAGGCGAGCTTCTGCGGCGGGACGAAGAGCGTCACCAGCCCGTCCACCAGCGTCGACTTGCCCGAGCCGATGTCGCCCGTGAGGAGCCCGCTCTCGCCACGCAGGTCCAGGTGCCAGACGTGCTGGTGGAAGGTGCCCCAGTTGTAGACCTCGAACCGGTGGAGCCGGAACCCCGCGCGCTCGTTGGGCGCGCCGATGTCCAGCAGGTCCGCCTGGGTGAGGGTTCGCACCGTGCTCATTCCGTGCCTCCTTGTTCCTCGACGAGCCGGACGCGGTACGCCTCCAGCCGCCGTTCGAAGTCCTCCAACCACTGCGCGTCGATGAACGCCTTGAGGATGCGGCGCACCTCGAAGGTGTCCTCCTCCTCGCCCAGCCGGCGCACGAAGCCCATGCCCACCGCGCGCTCCAGGTCCTGATTCACGCGCTCCGCCCAGCGCACCTCGTTGGTGCCCTCCGGGAGGAACAGCCGCACCAGCTCGTGCACCTCGTGACGCCGCAGCACCAGCCGCGTGCCTCCCGCCGCCGCGTCCACGTCCGCCAGCTTCTTGCGCAACAGCGCGAGCAACAGGCTCAGGCCGTAGCCCAGCTGCCTTCGCGCCACGAGCCGGGGCAGCTCGACACCGCCCTCCGACTCCGAGCGCTGGCGCAGGAACGCGTAGCCCTCCGGCTCGTCGAGCACCAGCTTCAAGCCCAGCACGGCCAGCTGCTCGCGCACCTTCGGCTGGAGCTGGAGCAGGGCCTGCCACACCCCCGCCTGCTCGTCGCGGTACACCGCGCCCTTCAGGAGCGAGACGAGCACGAGGGACAGGGTGTCGGCGGCATCGGCGGTACGAATCGCGTGGGTCATCATCGGACGAAGAGCACCAGGGGAAGGGAGGCGCGGCGGGTGGCGCCGCTCGCATCGGTCCAGAAGAGGTCCTGCGTGCGCGCGTCGTCGACCGAGGCCTTCCGGTCCTCCGACGCGAGGCTCAGGTACGTGACGAGCTCGGCCAGGCCGTGCTGGAGCGGATGCTCACGCACCAGCTCCGCGAGGGAGACCTGCTCGCGCGCCTGCAGCGCCTCACGCACGTTGAGCCGCAACCGCGCCTTGTCGATGAACGCGAGGTTGAACAGCGCCTCCGACGGGACGTCGTCGGTCGCCTCCTTCACCTCCTCGTCCACCATCCGCGCGCGGGCGGCAGGCCCATACAGGGGCCGCTCCAGGGGGAGCTCGAGCGTGGGCGCCAGCTCCTCCAACGACATGAAGCCCTCGCCCGGAGGCCGCGAGCGCACCGCCAGCGCGTTGCGTTCGATGCCGCGCAGCACCTGGAGGATGCGGCGGTTCTCCAACCACACCCGGTCATCCAGGAAGCGGCGGAGCTGTCCGGACAGTCGCGCCACGGTGCGCTGGGTGTGCTCGCCGGCCTCCAGCCAGTCGAAGTGGATGCGCGGCAGGCGCGCGTCCGGCTGGAGGGACTGAATCGCCGGATGCGACAGCACGCGCTCCAGATTCCGGGTGAGCGCCTCCTTGCGCTCGGGCGACATGAGGAAGTCCCAGAACGCGCGGAAGCTGCGTCCCTGGTCCGAGCCGTTGATGGCGTCGCGCTCCCCCAGCACCGTCTCCAACAGCTCGCCGCGGGTCCCCTCCCACGTCGCGATGCGCTCGCGCACCCGACGGTCCAGCGCGTGGAAGCCGTCCTCCAGCGCGCGGAAGTCGGACATCAGGCCGCGCGCCGTGTCGGACATCTGCTGGAAGCGGTCCTTGAGCGCGGACTCGTCCATCAACTCCAGGTGGCCCTCGCGCACGCGGGATATCTCCTCCTCGAGCTCCGCCTTGCGCCGCTCCAGCTCCGCGAGCCGCGCCTTGGGGTCCACCTCGGTGCCCTCGGTCATCTCCTGGAGCAGGTGGAAAACGGTGAGCAGTCGCGACTCGGTCCCCACGAAGGGCTGCTCGGTGAGCTGGACGAGCCAGCGGATGGCGCGCTCCGCCGCGGGCGTCAAATCGAAGTGCGGCTCGTCCATCTGCGGCGGATAGAACTTGCGCAGCCAGCCGGTGCCGTCGGCCGCCCACTCATCGAGATAGGCGCTCGCGCCGCGCGGGAACGCGGCCGCGCCCCGCGATTCGCGCAGGGCGTGCAGGTGGTCCTCCAGCCGCAGCACCAGCTCCCGCTGGGCGATGGCGCGTGCGTTGGATGCGACGAACACCCGGTGCAGGAAGCCGACGATGAGCGGCGCGTGGTCCGCGACGAGCAACCGCCAGCCGGGGTGTTTCAGACGCAAGGTCTCGAGCGTCGTGAAGTCCATGACGCATCATCCATACACCCCACCTCTGACATGCCCGGGTGACGTCACGGGATGGCTGGATTGAGGGCACACGGCTGCCCTGCCTGGTTGGCTGCTCACTCGGGCGCCGACATGCGCGCACGGGCCGCAGTCGGCGCGATGACAGACGCCACGGATTCGCCGGACGCCCCGCGCGCCAGGCTGTCAGGATGGCGGCCATGAACAAGCTCGCGACGACAGGATGGCTGCTGGGCGCGCTGCTGTGGAGCGCATGCGGTTCGGACGACGTGAAGCGGGAGCCGTGTGTCGAGCGCACCGTCTTCGCGCGCTCGCCGACGGGCGACTGCACGTCCTATGCGTCCAGCTGCGACATCCCGACGGGCTACCGCGAGTGCTGCGGCGGCTTCCTGGGGGGCTG
Coding sequences within:
- a CDS encoding DUF3375 domain-containing protein; amino-acid sequence: MDFTTLETLRLKHPGWRLLVADHAPLIVGFLHRVFVASNARAIAQRELVLRLEDHLHALRESRGAAAFPRGASAYLDEWAADGTGWLRKFYPPQMDEPHFDLTPAAERAIRWLVQLTEQPFVGTESRLLTVFHLLQEMTEGTEVDPKARLAELERRKAELEEEISRVREGHLELMDESALKDRFQQMSDTARGLMSDFRALEDGFHALDRRVRERIATWEGTRGELLETVLGERDAINGSDQGRSFRAFWDFLMSPERKEALTRNLERVLSHPAIQSLQPDARLPRIHFDWLEAGEHTQRTVARLSGQLRRFLDDRVWLENRRILQVLRGIERNALAVRSRPPGEGFMSLEELAPTLELPLERPLYGPAARARMVDEEVKEATDDVPSEALFNLAFIDKARLRLNVREALQAREQVSLAELVREHPLQHGLAELVTYLSLASEDRKASVDDARTQDLFWTDASGATRRASLPLVLFVR
- a CDS encoding ATP-binding protein; the encoded protein is MSTVRTLTQADLLDIGAPNERAGFRLHRFEVYNWGTFHQHVWHLDLRGESGLLTGDIGSGKSTLVDGLVTLFVPPQKLAYNKAAGAEAKERNLRSYVRGQYKSERGDAGQVARPVYLRDAPTYSVLLAHFHNEGYGQDVTLVQVMWMREPEGQPVRLYVVADGKLSIAEHFSRIGSDLNALKKRLKTLAREVHETFPPYQAAFRRRFGLENEQALDLFLQTVSMKSVGNLTDFVRHHMLPPFDVETRLAALIGHFDDLHRAHEAVLQAKRRVSRLEPLVADHERHAVLARELEALRLCREALRPWFSEQKARLFEERLASVRDEREKLRAEAEQLREQRERQGAERDGLRQAISANGGDRLETEKAELTQRRRERDERALKSDRYARMAQSVGLPAATDLDLFLSNTRAIQLQREATAGELAEVQESRTELGMELRDLKKSHEAVAVELESLRRQRSNIPARFLHLRARLCADLGLPEEALPFAGELLRVRDEARDWTGAIERVLYSLGTSLLVADADYPRVSQWVERTHLNERLVYYRVREDGLARPQEPRPDSLPGKLLIKPGSHMGGWLSAQLARQFDYTCCDTPEQFQRARQALTRSGQVKTGGERHLKDDRRRIDDRSQWVLGWTNDSKRQSLESEGKALETRLQAASAKWEAHEQRHARLRQQAEQLGQLSVFDNFRELDWRSVASDIQRREARLGELEGESDVLRGFERQLAAIEKELAATDTALKAVEKRQGRQEEKEEAARRTLATCQRTASETPESIRACFPRVAGLCAEGQGELLLEAEACDERERQVRERLQSRIDGEARKLERVRDALLSAMQAYRAEFPVETQELGASLEAAGEYVVLLRSLRADDLPRFEERFKRLLNENTIREVANFQAQLHRERHGIRERVDTINRSLRAIDYNPDRYIVLELSPTQDADIREFQQDLRACIEGTLGGAEEDAYSEQKFLDVKRIIERFRGREGSADADAKWTGRVTDVRNWFSFSASERWRADDQEHEHYADSGGKSGGQKEKLAYTVLAASLAYQFGLQWGETRSRSFRFVVIDEAFGRGSDESAAYGLELFRRLDLQLLIVTPLQKIRVIEPYVASVGYVHNEEGRRSRVRNLSIEQYHAEREARSA
- a CDS encoding DUF4194 domain-containing protein, with product MMTHAIRTADAADTLSLVLVSLLKGAVYRDEQAGVWQALLQLQPKVREQLAVLGLKLVLDEPEGYAFLRQRSESEGGVELPRLVARRQLGYGLSLLLALLRKKLADVDAAAGGTRLVLRRHEVHELVRLFLPEGTNEVRWAERVNQDLERAVGMGFVRRLGEEEDTFEVRRILKAFIDAQWLEDFERRLEAYRVRLVEEQGGTE